The genomic window CTACGCGGGGCAGAAGCGCGGCATCAAGAAGGTGGCTCTGATCTACGGAATCGACGATGCGCTGACGCGCAGTGCTCATGATGTTCAGAAGAAAGCGGTGACCGAGCTCGGGCTCGAACAGGTCGGCATCGAGAGCTACCAGAAGGGCGACGTGGATTTCTCCGCCCAGCTCACCAAGCTGCGCGAACAGAAGCCGGATGCCATCATTCTCGGCACGCTCGCGGAGGAGGCTGCAGCCATCCTGCGTCAGTCGCGCCAGCTCGGGTTCGACAGCAAAACGACATTCATCGGCTGCAATGCCAACATTTCGGCGAAGCTGTTCGAACTCGCAGGTCCCGCCGCAAACGGGATCATCGTTGGCGCGGCGTGGTTTGCCGGATACGACAGTCCGCGCAGCAAGGCGTTCGTCGAGGCGTACCGAAAGCGCTACGGCACCACGCCGGATATCTATGCCGCTCAGGGATACGACGCGGCGTATCTGATCGCCGAAGCCATCCGTCGCGCGGACGATGTGACGAGCGGAAAAGCCGTGCGCGACAAGCTCGCTGCGATCAGTGACTTTGAGGGAGTGCTGGGGCGTTTCGGCTGGTCGGCCGAGCGCGACGCGACGGTGCAGCCTAAAGTGCTGATCGGCGACGGTGACAGCAAGGTGTTTGTCGCCGCTGCGGTCAGCTGATCATGTTGCTTCAACAATTCGTAAACGGCCTCTCCCTCGGGGGCGTTTACGCCGTTTTCGCCATCGGATTCACGCTCGTGTTCGGCGTGATGAACGTCCTCAACCTGTCGCATGGCGCGGTCTTCATGTGGAGCGCCTATGTTGGGCTGGAGGTGGTGCGCACGCTGGCGTTGCCCCTCCCGGTCGCGATCATTGTCGCAGCGATTGCTGCAGGTCTGCTTGGCGTGTTGAGCGAGGTCATCATATTTCGCCCGTTGCAGAGACGCGGCGCGCATCGCTGGATGGCGATGGTCGGCAGTCTGGCGCTCGCGCGGATTCTCATTGGCCTCGCTCAGGAAGTGTTCGGGACGCAGGTCGTGCGCTACCCGGATAACGGTCTTGCATCGACTGTCATCGAAATCTTCGGCGCGCGGCTGCAACTGCTGCAGATCGTCGCCATCGTCACGGCGCTCGTGATGGTGATCGGCCTCGCGGCCTTCCTACGACTGACCAATGTCGGGCGGGCCGTTCGAACCGTTGCATTCAGCGAGACCGTCGCCTGTATCGTCGGTGTTCCGGTCGAGCGTATCAGGCTCGCTACCTTCTTCGTGTCAGGCGCGCTGGCTGGTGGCGCAGGCGTGTTGTGGTCGCTGCTATTCCAGTCGGTATCACCGTTCATGGGCGATGCCATCCTGCTCAAGGGCCTCACGGTGCTGATCCTTGGCGGATTGGGGAATGTTGCCGGCGCCTTGGTCGGAGGTGTGCTGCTTGGTCTCGTTGAAGTCGGCAGCGTCGTCGCTGTCGGGTCGAGCTATCGCGACGCAGTCGGCTTTGGTCTCGTGCTGCTCATCCTGCTCACGCGGCCGACAGGCCTGTTCTCAACGCAGGAGACCAAGCGGGCATGATTGAGTTTTTCAACGCCTATCACAACGTCATCGACCTGTGCCTGTTGAATTCGGTGCTCGCCATCGGCTGCTTTCTTCTGCTGGGCGTCAACCTGTTTTCACTGGCCACGGGAGGATTGATGGCGATCGGGGCCTACCTCTCGATCTGGCTGACGATGCAGCAGGGATGGGGATTTGGACCCGCGCTTCTGGCGGCGACGCTCGCGGCGTCTCTTGCGGCGCTCGGGCTCGGCTCGCTGGTGCTGCGATTGCGCGGCGATTACTTCACCATGGCGACGCTGGCCTTCACCGAAGTTGTCCGTGTCATCGCGCTGAACTGGGATTCCGTCACCGGCGGCGCGCTCGGCGTGTTCGGCATTCCGAAGCTCACAGAGACCTGGCATCTCGCGCTACTGCTGGTGGTTGTCATCTATCTCGCGTGGGCGGTGCGCAATTCAGCAATCGGCGAGCGGATGCACGCGGTCGCTGTCGATGAGCTTGCTGTCTCCACGGCAGGTTACGATGTGGCGCGGATCAAGCTCGCGATCTTCACGGCGTCAGGCGCGATTGCGGGCCTCGGAGGCGGGCTGGCCGCTCATCTCAACATGTTCGTCGCCCCGGGTGATTTCGGCTTCCTGCGCAGCTTCGATGCCGTCATCGCATCGGTGCTCGGTGGTGTGCTGAACATCGCAGGACCGGTGATCGGCGCTGTCATTTTGACGGTGTTGCCGGAAGCGATGCGGTTTTCCGCCCAGATGCGTGAAATCCTGGTGGGCACGATCATTCTGCTAGCTGTGCTGTTCCTTCCGGCAGGGCTTGCGTCGCTGCCCGGCCTGCTACGACGAAGAGTGACTTCATGACAGCGCTTCTTGAACTGAAGAACGTATCGCGACGTTTCGGCGGCGTCTCGGCGCTGGCCGGTGTGTCCTTGTCCGTGCGGTCGGGAGGCGTGATCGGGCTGATCGGTCCGAACGGCTCGGGCAAGACCACGCTGATGAACGTCATCAGCGGTGTCGATGCGCCCACGGAGGGCGAGGTGTTGCTGGATGGCGTGCCTGTGCAGGGATCGCCTGCGAATGCATTGTCGCGTCTTGGTGTTGCACGCACCTTCCAGCACATCCGGCTCATTCCTGATCTGTCGGCGGTGCAGAACGTTATGCTGGCGTTGCGCACACCATCGGCGTCCGTGATCGACGTCCTTTTGCGTTTGCCCCGCTTGCGGCGGATCGAGATCAGCCGCCGCAGCCGCGCATTGGAGTTTCTGGAGAAGGCCGGCGTGGGGCGTTTCGCGGATACGCCCGCCGGTGATCTGTCCTATGGTGACCGCAGGCGCGTGGAGATTGCGCGCGCGCTGGCCTCGGAGCCGCGACTTCTACTGCTGGACGAGCCAGCAGCGGGCATGACCCACAGTGAACGGCAATCGCTGCGCGATCTCATCGCGAGCCTTCCTGCGCTGGGCGTCACCGTTCTTCTGGTGGAACACGATATGGATCTTGTGATGGGCGTCTGCGATGAAATTCACGTTCTCAATCAGGGAAGTCCCATTGCGCGTGGACGTCCCGATGCGGTGCGCATCAATCCGAAAGTGATCGAAGCTTATCTGGGAGCCGAAGATGCTTGAGATCATCGGCCTCTCTTCCGGATATGGCGGCCCTGCCGTCCTCAATGACGTTTCGCTGAGCGTGGGGGCAGGGGAGATCGTGACCGTTGTCGGCGCGAATGGAGCAGGCAAGACGACGCTGCTGAACACGATCGCTGGTCTTCTTCGTCCGCTGCAGGGAAAGATCACACTTGATGGTGCGGACATCGCAGGCCGCCCGACGGAGAAGATCGTGCGCGTTGGGCTGTCGCTCGTGCCTGAGGGGCGGCAGGTCGTGGCGCCGCTCAGCGTGGAAGAAAATCTGCTGATCGGCGCCTATGGCCGCAAGAAGAGCGGGGCATCGGAAACGCTCGACGCGATCTTCGTGCGGTTTCCGCGCCTGAAGGAGCGGCGGCGGCAACCGGCGGGGCTATTGTCCGGCGGCGAACAACAGATGCTCGCGATCGGGCGCGCACTGATGGCAGGTCCACGCGTGCTGCTGCTTGACGAGCCGTCGATGGGACTGGCGCCGCTGATCGTCTCGGAGATCTTTGCGCTGCTGCGCGAGTTGAACGAACAAGGGCTTGCGGTGCTTCTGGTCGAGCAGAACGCACGCAAAGCGTTGGCCATTGCCAAGCGAGGGTACGTGCTCGAAGGAGGACGGATCGTTCTGGAGGGGCGCGCCTCTGATCTTGCCAAGTCGCCCGCGATTATCGATGCCTACCTCGGGGCGGCGGCGCCACGCGAGTCCGCCGCATGA from Nitrobacteraceae bacterium AZCC 1564 includes these protein-coding regions:
- a CDS encoding ABC-type branched-subunit amino acid transport system substrate-binding protein (product_source=COG0683; cath_funfam=3.40.50.2300; cog=COG0683; pfam=PF13458; superfamily=53822) yields the protein MFPTVLRYAGQKRGIKKVALIYGIDDALTRSAHDVQKKAVTELGLEQVGIESYQKGDVDFSAQLTKLREQKPDAIILGTLAEEAAAILRQSRQLGFDSKTTFIGCNANISAKLFELAGPAANGIIVGAAWFAGYDSPRSKAFVEAYRKRYGTTPDIYAAQGYDAAYLIAEAIRRADDVTSGKAVRDKLAAISDFEGVLGRFGWSAERDATVQPKVLIGDGDSKVFVAAAVS
- a CDS encoding branched-chain amino acid transport system ATP-binding protein (product_source=KO:K01996; cath_funfam=3.40.50.300; cog=COG0410; ko=KO:K01996; pfam=PF00005; smart=SM00382; superfamily=52540), producing the protein MLEIIGLSSGYGGPAVLNDVSLSVGAGEIVTVVGANGAGKTTLLNTIAGLLRPLQGKITLDGADIAGRPTEKIVRVGLSLVPEGRQVVAPLSVEENLLIGAYGRKKSGASETLDAIFVRFPRLKERRRQPAGLLSGGEQQMLAIGRALMAGPRVLLLDEPSMGLAPLIVSEIFALLRELNEQGLAVLLVEQNARKALAIAKRGYVLEGGRIVLEGRASDLAKSPAIIDAYLGAAAPRESAA
- a CDS encoding branched-chain amino acid transport system permease protein (product_source=KO:K01997; cath_funfam=1.20.1070.10; cog=COG0559; ko=KO:K01997; pfam=PF02653; superfamily=81345; transmembrane_helix_parts=Inside_1_11,TMhelix_12_34,Outside_35_53,TMhelix_54_76,Inside_77_95,TMhelix_96_118,Outside_119_137,TMhelix_138_160,Inside_161_190,TMhelix_191_213,Outside_214_227,TMhelix_228_250,Inside_251_256,TMhelix_257_279,Outside_280_293); translation: MLLQQFVNGLSLGGVYAVFAIGFTLVFGVMNVLNLSHGAVFMWSAYVGLEVVRTLALPLPVAIIVAAIAAGLLGVLSEVIIFRPLQRRGAHRWMAMVGSLALARILIGLAQEVFGTQVVRYPDNGLASTVIEIFGARLQLLQIVAIVTALVMVIGLAAFLRLTNVGRAVRTVAFSETVACIVGVPVERIRLATFFVSGALAGGAGVLWSLLFQSVSPFMGDAILLKGLTVLILGGLGNVAGALVGGVLLGLVEVGSVVAVGSSYRDAVGFGLVLLILLTRPTGLFSTQETKRA
- a CDS encoding branched-chain amino acid transport system ATP-binding protein (product_source=KO:K01995; cath_funfam=3.40.50.300; cog=COG0411; ko=KO:K01995; pfam=PF00005,PF12399; smart=SM00382; superfamily=52540), translated to MTALLELKNVSRRFGGVSALAGVSLSVRSGGVIGLIGPNGSGKTTLMNVISGVDAPTEGEVLLDGVPVQGSPANALSRLGVARTFQHIRLIPDLSAVQNVMLALRTPSASVIDVLLRLPRLRRIEISRRSRALEFLEKAGVGRFADTPAGDLSYGDRRRVEIARALASEPRLLLLDEPAAGMTHSERQSLRDLIASLPALGVTVLLVEHDMDLVMGVCDEIHVLNQGSPIARGRPDAVRINPKVIEAYLGAEDA
- a CDS encoding branched-chain amino acid transport system permease protein (product_source=KO:K01998; cog=COG4177; ko=KO:K01998; pfam=PF02653; transmembrane_helix_parts=Inside_1_19,TMhelix_20_42,Outside_43_56,TMhelix_57_79,Inside_80_99,TMhelix_100_122,Outside_123_126,TMhelix_127_144,Inside_145_177,TMhelix_178_200,Outside_201_214,TMhelix_215_237,Inside_238_249,TMhelix_250_272,Outside_273_280); its protein translation is MIEFFNAYHNVIDLCLLNSVLAIGCFLLLGVNLFSLATGGLMAIGAYLSIWLTMQQGWGFGPALLAATLAASLAALGLGSLVLRLRGDYFTMATLAFTEVVRVIALNWDSVTGGALGVFGIPKLTETWHLALLLVVVIYLAWAVRNSAIGERMHAVAVDELAVSTAGYDVARIKLAIFTASGAIAGLGGGLAAHLNMFVAPGDFGFLRSFDAVIASVLGGVLNIAGPVIGAVILTVLPEAMRFSAQMREILVGTIILLAVLFLPAGLASLPGLLRRRVTS